A region of Constrictibacter sp. MBR-5 DNA encodes the following proteins:
- a CDS encoding MBL fold metallo-hydrolase — protein sequence MTTRFAVDDLTIHRIVEQETPSPDEAYRPQVFFPDLTDEMLEANRGWLTGNGLDPIYGNVLLCYQTYIVRTPHHTVLIDTCIGNEKNHPTRPHWHGKTDATYMNALAAAGLTVDDIDFVMCTHLHADHVGWNTKLLDGRWVPTFPNARYLFSAKELAYWQEKHAKAPIHYMTDSVLPIVAADRAELVCSDHAIDDHVRLEPTPGHTPDHFAVRVGREGGGAVFGGDLIHSPLQARYPEVSMRSDFDRALAARTRRNFLERYCDTDTLVCTAHFPGQSVGRFTRWDEGFRFKPAG from the coding sequence ATGACCACCCGCTTCGCCGTCGACGACCTGACCATCCACCGCATCGTCGAGCAGGAAACGCCGTCGCCGGACGAGGCGTACCGGCCGCAGGTCTTCTTCCCCGACCTGACCGACGAGATGCTGGAGGCGAACCGCGGCTGGCTGACCGGGAACGGACTGGACCCGATCTACGGCAACGTCCTGCTCTGCTACCAGACCTACATCGTGCGCACGCCGCACCACACGGTGCTGATCGACACCTGCATCGGCAATGAGAAGAACCACCCGACGCGGCCGCACTGGCACGGCAAGACCGACGCGACCTACATGAACGCGCTGGCGGCCGCCGGCCTGACGGTGGACGACATCGACTTCGTCATGTGCACGCACCTGCACGCGGACCACGTCGGCTGGAACACGAAGCTGCTCGACGGGCGGTGGGTGCCGACCTTCCCGAACGCGCGCTATCTCTTCTCGGCCAAGGAATTGGCCTACTGGCAGGAGAAGCACGCGAAGGCGCCGATCCACTACATGACCGACAGCGTGCTGCCGATCGTCGCCGCGGACCGCGCCGAACTGGTGTGCAGCGACCACGCCATCGACGACCATGTCCGGCTGGAGCCGACGCCCGGCCACACGCCGGACCATTTCGCCGTCCGGGTCGGCCGCGAGGGCGGTGGCGCGGTGTTCGGCGGCGACCTGATCCATTCGCCGCTCCAGGCCCGCTATCCGGAAGTGTCGATGCGTTCGGACTTCGACCGCGCGCTGGCGGCCCGTACGCGCCGGAACTTCCTCGAACGCTACTGCGACACCGACACGCTGGTCTGCACCGCGCACTTCCCCGGCCAGTCGGTAGGCCGGTTCACGCGCTGGGACGAGGGCTTCCGCTTCAAGCCGGCGGGATGA
- the bla gene encoding class A beta-lactamase: MHSILSRRRFGLSLAATAAAAWLRPASGFAAPAKGLPEAFADIEAAIRCRLGVSIVDTESGRRWAHRADERFPMCSTFKMLAAAAVLARVDAGREDLGRRIPVTADDIVAHAPVTEKRVGGEPMSLAELCEATVTLSDNPAANLILRTLGGPGGITAYARTLGDDVTRLDRWETALNEAAPRDPRDTTTPDAMAGNLRILATGEALSPASRDILLGWLIGCRTGDAKLRAGLPEGWRVGDKTGGGGHGTNNDVGIIWPPGRRPVIAAVYVTESEASFADRNAAIAHVARALAETLREG, from the coding sequence GTGCACTCGATTCTGTCGCGCCGCCGCTTCGGACTGTCCCTGGCGGCGACGGCCGCCGCGGCATGGCTGCGGCCGGCGAGCGGCTTCGCCGCGCCGGCCAAGGGCCTGCCCGAGGCTTTCGCCGATATCGAGGCGGCCATCCGCTGCCGGCTCGGCGTGTCGATCGTCGATACGGAATCGGGGCGGCGCTGGGCACACCGGGCCGACGAGCGCTTCCCGATGTGCAGCACGTTCAAGATGCTGGCCGCCGCCGCCGTGCTGGCACGGGTCGACGCCGGCCGCGAGGATCTGGGACGGCGGATACCGGTGACCGCCGACGACATCGTCGCCCACGCCCCGGTCACCGAGAAACGGGTCGGCGGCGAGCCGATGAGCCTCGCCGAGCTGTGCGAGGCCACGGTGACGCTGAGCGACAATCCCGCGGCCAACCTGATCCTGCGCACCCTCGGCGGTCCCGGCGGGATCACCGCCTACGCCCGCACGCTGGGCGACGACGTCACCCGGCTCGACCGCTGGGAGACGGCGCTGAACGAGGCGGCGCCGCGCGATCCGCGCGACACCACGACGCCGGACGCGATGGCCGGGAACCTGCGCATCCTGGCCACCGGCGAGGCACTGTCGCCCGCCTCGCGCGACATCCTGCTCGGCTGGCTGATCGGCTGCAGGACGGGCGACGCCAAACTGCGGGCGGGCCTGCCGGAGGGGTGGCGCGTCGGCGACAAGACCGGTGGCGGCGGCCACGGCACGAACAACGACGTCGGGATCATCTGGCCGCCGGGGCGCCGCCCGGTGATCGCCGCGGTCTACGTCACCGAGAGCGAGGCGAGCTTCGCCGACCGCAACGCCGCCATCGCCCACGTCGCCCGCGCCCTCGCCGAGACGCTGCGGGAGGGCTGA
- a CDS encoding heparinase II/III family protein codes for MATAQYGRGSAWQALRRHFLASPLYGLTLAGAAPRELRMVPRDPWPGESSRGEELLRDEAGMSSAFLRGSAETDPLRLAWMHGFGWLRDLRAVGGDEARRAAREMVATWILEHERWSEVPWRPDVTGARITAWLGNHDFFAASADDFFRGELRQSLARQARHLTRSIRRSPAGVARLNAIHGMLAAGVAFPDGESRLGQALKLLVRELPLQVLADGGHIERSPRVQLEALRRLIEIRTMLRAGRRDVPDALDAAIERMAPMLRFFRHGDGGLALFNDSVEEEGWAIDLVLTQADAKGRPGVSAPETGFERLVANRTIVIMDAGPPAPAGVDAAAHAGTLAFEMSVGKERLIVNCGVNRLGGTAWRQAQRATAAHSTVTIADTSSAEAFPEGGLGRRPLDVSVMRQEEGGNIWVEASHDGWRDTHGVIHRRRLWLSAAGDDFRGADTLIGGAGTPFVVRFHLHPRVTASLIQEGAAVMVRLPSGAGWRVRATGGKIGLAESIYLGERGIQKRTEQITVEGEIAAGGTQVKWAFQALPKR; via the coding sequence ATGGCGACGGCGCAGTATGGGCGCGGTTCGGCATGGCAGGCCCTGCGGCGACACTTCCTGGCCAGTCCGCTCTATGGCCTGACGCTCGCCGGGGCCGCGCCGCGCGAATTGCGCATGGTGCCGCGCGATCCATGGCCCGGCGAATCCTCGCGCGGCGAGGAACTGCTGCGCGACGAAGCGGGCATGAGCAGCGCCTTCCTCCGGGGTAGCGCCGAGACCGATCCGCTGCGGCTCGCCTGGATGCACGGCTTCGGCTGGCTGCGCGACCTGCGGGCCGTGGGCGGCGACGAGGCGCGCCGGGCGGCGCGCGAGATGGTCGCGACCTGGATCCTGGAGCACGAGCGCTGGAGCGAGGTGCCCTGGCGTCCGGACGTCACCGGCGCCCGGATCACCGCCTGGCTGGGTAACCACGATTTCTTCGCCGCCAGCGCCGACGACTTCTTTCGCGGCGAACTGCGCCAGAGCCTGGCCCGGCAGGCACGCCACCTCACGCGCAGCATCCGCCGCAGTCCCGCCGGGGTGGCAAGGCTGAACGCCATCCACGGCATGCTCGCGGCCGGGGTCGCCTTTCCGGACGGCGAAAGCCGGCTCGGCCAGGCGCTCAAGCTGCTCGTGCGCGAGCTGCCGCTCCAGGTGCTGGCCGACGGCGGGCACATCGAGCGCAGCCCGCGGGTCCAGCTCGAAGCGCTGCGACGGCTGATCGAGATCCGGACGATGCTGCGCGCCGGCCGGCGCGACGTGCCCGATGCCCTCGATGCGGCCATCGAGCGGATGGCGCCGATGCTGCGCTTCTTCCGGCACGGCGACGGCGGCCTGGCGCTGTTCAACGACAGCGTCGAGGAGGAAGGCTGGGCGATCGACCTGGTGCTGACTCAGGCGGACGCCAAGGGCCGCCCCGGGGTGAGCGCACCGGAAACGGGCTTCGAACGCCTGGTGGCGAACCGGACCATCGTCATCATGGACGCCGGCCCGCCGGCGCCTGCGGGCGTCGACGCCGCCGCGCATGCCGGGACGCTCGCCTTCGAGATGAGCGTCGGCAAGGAGCGGCTCATCGTGAATTGCGGCGTCAACCGGCTGGGCGGCACGGCCTGGCGGCAGGCGCAGCGTGCGACCGCGGCGCATTCGACCGTGACGATCGCGGACACGAGTTCGGCCGAGGCCTTTCCCGAAGGCGGGCTCGGCCGGCGCCCGCTCGACGTGAGCGTGATGCGCCAGGAGGAAGGCGGCAACATCTGGGTCGAAGCGAGCCACGACGGCTGGCGCGACACCCATGGCGTGATTCACCGCCGGCGCCTTTGGCTCTCGGCGGCGGGCGACGATTTCCGCGGCGCCGACACACTGATCGGCGGCGCGGGGACACCGTTCGTCGTCCGCTTCCACCTCCATCCGCGCGTCACCGCCTCGTTGATCCAGGAAGGTGCGGCCGTCATGGTCAGACTGCCGAGCGGCGCCGGCTGGCGGGTCAGGGCGACCGGCGGCAAGATCGGACTGGCCGAGAGCATCTATCTCGGCGAACGCGGCATCCAGAAGCGGACCGAGCAGATCACCGTCGAAGGCGAGATCGCCGCTGGCGGCACCCAGGTGAAATGGGCTTTCCAGGCGCTGCCGAAACGCTAG
- a CDS encoding adenylyl-sulfate kinase has product MRRKILIMGLPGAGKTTLARALVPRLNAVHFNADEVRQHINKDLGFSEADRIEQAGRMGWLCDRVVEAGGFAVADFVCPTPEARAAFGAAFTVWCDRIKESRFEDTNRLFVAPERFDVRVSEEGTPEYWADQVAQQVRPVFDSKRPTALVIGRFQPFHDGHRRLIEESLGRVGQVCVAVRDTGGTDSKNPFGFEHVRARIEHALREYEGMFTVVPLPNVTHVFYGRDVGYVVEKLELGAEFEAISATEVRRRLGRS; this is encoded by the coding sequence GTGCGGCGGAAGATTCTGATCATGGGACTGCCGGGGGCCGGCAAGACGACGCTGGCGCGTGCGCTGGTGCCGCGGCTCAACGCCGTCCACTTCAACGCCGACGAGGTGCGCCAGCACATCAACAAGGACCTCGGCTTCTCCGAGGCCGACCGGATCGAGCAGGCGGGGCGCATGGGCTGGCTCTGCGACCGCGTCGTCGAGGCCGGCGGCTTCGCCGTGGCCGACTTCGTGTGCCCGACGCCGGAGGCGCGCGCGGCCTTCGGCGCGGCCTTCACGGTCTGGTGCGACCGCATCAAGGAGAGCCGGTTCGAGGACACGAACCGCCTGTTCGTCGCGCCGGAGCGGTTCGACGTGCGCGTCTCGGAAGAGGGCACGCCGGAGTACTGGGCGGACCAGGTGGCCCAGCAGGTGCGCCCGGTCTTCGATTCCAAGCGCCCGACCGCCCTGGTGATCGGCCGCTTCCAGCCGTTCCACGACGGTCACCGGCGTCTGATCGAGGAGAGCCTGGGCCGCGTCGGCCAGGTCTGCGTCGCGGTGCGCGACACGGGCGGGACGGATTCCAAGAACCCGTTCGGCTTCGAGCATGTGCGCGCCCGCATCGAGCATGCCCTGCGCGAGTATGAGGGCATGTTCACGGTGGTGCCGCTGCCCAACGTCACCCACGTATTCTATGGTCGCGACGTCGGCTACGTGGTGGAGAAGCTCGAACTCGGCGCCGAGTTCGAGGCGATCTCCGCCACCGAAGTGCGCCGCCGTCTCGGCCGAAGCTGA
- the rpe gene encoding ribulose-phosphate 3-epimerase — MQHPVRIAPSILSADFARLGEEVRAIDAAGADWVHVDVMDGHFVPNLTIGPAVVKALRPHTTKPLDVHLMISPVDPFIDAFADAGADVLTVHPEAGPHVHRTIQRIRQREMRAGIAINPATPVEVVDYLIDDLDLVLVMSVNPGFGGQSFIESQLRKIEALRKRIDATGRHIDLQVDGGVDAKTAPRAVAAGADVLVAGTAVFRDGPTGYAANIGRLRVEKP, encoded by the coding sequence ATGCAGCACCCCGTTCGTATAGCACCGTCCATCCTGTCGGCGGACTTCGCGCGCCTGGGCGAGGAGGTTCGGGCGATCGATGCGGCCGGCGCAGACTGGGTCCATGTGGACGTCATGGACGGGCATTTCGTGCCCAACCTGACGATCGGCCCCGCCGTCGTGAAGGCCTTGCGGCCGCATACGACGAAGCCGCTCGACGTCCACCTGATGATCTCGCCGGTCGACCCGTTCATCGACGCCTTCGCCGACGCCGGCGCAGACGTGCTGACCGTCCATCCCGAGGCTGGGCCGCACGTCCATCGCACGATCCAGCGCATCCGCCAGCGCGAGATGCGTGCCGGGATCGCGATCAACCCCGCGACACCGGTCGAAGTGGTGGACTACCTGATCGACGACCTGGATCTCGTGCTCGTGATGAGCGTCAATCCGGGCTTCGGCGGCCAGTCCTTCATCGAATCGCAGCTGCGCAAGATCGAGGCCCTGCGGAAGCGTATCGACGCGACGGGCCGCCATATCGACCTGCAGGTCGACGGCGGTGTCGACGCGAAGACGGCGCCGCGCGCCGTGGCGGCCGGGGCGGACGTCCTGGTCGCGGGGACGGCGGTGTTTCGGGACGGCCCCACCGGCTATGCGGCCAACATCGGCCGGCTGCGCGTCGAAAAGCCGTGA
- a CDS encoding DMT family transporter — protein sequence MEASVRTTSPATAPAPAGVFEAPAGAAEAPAGNGRGIALMIVAMLTFASMDALSKLAMERHDVAQVLCVRFWIFLAFALVLTRRRGLRASLASRRPVFQIGRSLLLIVEMGAFMLAFRAMHLADVHAIAAVAPLIAMLMAALLLGERIGPHRKAAAAIGFLGVLVIVRPGTGVFEGAALWPLIGATLWGLYQVLVRKMAGVDPVGTTVLYTALVGVVSYSFLAPFVWTPPAPETWAMLVGVGILGAFGHATLVAALDSAPAGVLQPFGYVLPVWATVMGYLVWDHVPDRWTVAGCLLVIAGGLYALWRERRSARVPQGTGEGPGTPAG from the coding sequence TTGGAAGCCAGCGTCCGGACCACGTCGCCCGCCACCGCCCCGGCGCCCGCCGGCGTATTTGAGGCGCCCGCCGGCGCGGCTGAGGCGCCCGCCGGCAACGGCCGGGGCATCGCGCTTATGATCGTCGCGATGCTCACCTTCGCCAGCATGGATGCCCTGTCGAAGCTGGCGATGGAACGGCACGACGTGGCGCAGGTGCTCTGCGTCCGCTTCTGGATCTTCCTGGCCTTCGCGCTGGTGCTGACGCGCCGGCGCGGCCTGCGGGCCAGCCTCGCCTCGCGCCGGCCCGTTTTCCAGATCGGCCGCTCGCTGCTGCTGATCGTCGAGATGGGCGCCTTCATGCTCGCCTTCCGGGCGATGCACCTGGCCGACGTCCACGCCATCGCGGCGGTGGCGCCGCTGATCGCGATGCTGATGGCGGCCCTGCTCCTCGGCGAACGGATCGGCCCGCATCGCAAGGCGGCGGCGGCGATCGGCTTCTTGGGCGTCCTGGTGATCGTGCGGCCGGGGACCGGCGTGTTCGAGGGGGCGGCGCTGTGGCCGCTGATCGGCGCTACCCTGTGGGGGCTCTACCAGGTCCTCGTGCGGAAGATGGCCGGGGTCGATCCGGTCGGCACCACGGTGCTCTACACGGCCCTGGTCGGCGTCGTCTCCTATTCCTTTCTCGCACCCTTCGTCTGGACGCCGCCGGCGCCGGAGACCTGGGCCATGCTGGTCGGGGTCGGCATCCTGGGTGCCTTCGGGCACGCCACCCTGGTCGCCGCCCTCGACAGCGCGCCGGCCGGCGTGCTGCAGCCCTTCGGCTACGTGCTGCCGGTGTGGGCGACGGTGATGGGCTATCTCGTCTGGGATCACGTGCCGGACCGGTGGACGGTGGCCGGATGCCTGCTCGTGATCGCTGGCGGGCTCTACGCCCTCTGGCGCGAGCGGCGATCGGCGCGTGTGCCGCAGGGGACGGGTGAGGGGCCAGGAACGCCGGCCGGTTGA
- a CDS encoding molybdopterin guanine dinucleotide-containing S/N-oxide reductase, with protein MNHYTASHWGIYEVERDASGAPSLKPYSGDPDYSRIGLHQLDDDLMRLRVRRPAVRQSWLRDGPGAAPELRGREPFVEVEWERALDLVAAEVDRVRKTHGNAAIFGGSYGWASAGRFHHAQSQIHRFLNMTGGYVRHQDSYSLGAARTLMPHIVASMDELNASHTSWDVMAAHTKLFVTFGGVPAKNSEITNGGVGEHRIPRGLRAMAEAGCRFVNIGPVRDNLDTGGEVEWIPTRPNTDTAMLLAIAWVLRDKGLHDKAFLARYCVGYEIFERYITGGEDGIAKTPEWAENICGAPAARIVSLAREMASNRTMLNIAWSLQRASHGEQPFWALVSVAAMLGQVGIPGGGFGVGYGATNIMGSPHPRVPGPTLSQGTNAVSAFIPVARIADMLLNPGAGFTYNGGTYAYPDIHMVYWAGGNPFHHHQDLNKLLRAWRKPDSIVVHEQFWTPTAKLADVVLPATTSMERDDIGFATREGHYVAMRQIIPPVGEARDDYAIFTALAERLGVAEAFTEGRNTRAWLEHIYEDSRSKAVGIGIHLPPFADFWEQGLIRLAEHDKPVVMLDAFRADPEANPLRTPSGKIEIASETIMGFGLADCPGYPVWREPVEWLGSPKAAEHPLHLLSDQPVRRLHSQLDGSAHSRAGKIAGREPVYLNRQDAVDRGIGPGDIVELFNARGRCLAAAILTDDLAPGVARLATGAWFDPDPETGLEKHGNPNALTLDQGASGLSQGCSAQTCLVQVRGPVNEAPPVTAFVLPTFAGEI; from the coding sequence ATGAACCATTACACCGCCTCCCACTGGGGCATCTACGAGGTCGAGCGCGACGCGAGCGGCGCGCCCTCGCTGAAGCCCTATTCCGGCGATCCCGACTATTCGCGCATTGGGCTGCACCAGCTCGACGACGACCTGATGCGGCTGCGGGTGCGCCGGCCGGCGGTGCGGCAGAGCTGGCTGCGCGACGGACCGGGTGCCGCGCCGGAACTGCGCGGCCGCGAGCCCTTCGTCGAGGTGGAGTGGGAGCGCGCGCTGGATCTCGTCGCGGCCGAGGTCGACCGCGTGCGCAAGACGCACGGCAACGCGGCGATCTTCGGTGGGTCCTACGGCTGGGCCAGCGCCGGGCGCTTCCACCACGCTCAGAGCCAGATCCATCGCTTCCTCAACATGACCGGCGGCTATGTCCGCCACCAGGACTCCTACAGCCTGGGTGCCGCGCGGACGCTGATGCCGCACATCGTCGCCTCGATGGACGAGCTGAACGCGTCGCACACCTCGTGGGACGTGATGGCGGCGCACACCAAGCTGTTCGTCACCTTCGGCGGCGTGCCGGCGAAGAATTCCGAGATCACCAACGGCGGCGTCGGCGAGCACCGCATCCCGCGCGGCCTGCGCGCGATGGCCGAGGCGGGCTGCCGCTTCGTCAACATCGGCCCGGTGCGCGACAACCTCGACACCGGCGGCGAGGTCGAGTGGATCCCGACGCGGCCGAACACCGATACGGCGATGCTGCTGGCGATTGCCTGGGTGCTGCGCGACAAGGGGCTGCACGACAAGGCATTCCTGGCGCGCTACTGCGTCGGCTACGAGATCTTCGAGCGCTACATCACCGGCGGCGAGGACGGCATCGCCAAGACGCCGGAGTGGGCCGAGAATATCTGCGGCGCGCCGGCCGCGCGGATCGTGTCGCTGGCGCGCGAGATGGCGTCGAACCGGACGATGCTGAACATCGCCTGGTCGCTGCAGCGCGCCTCGCACGGCGAGCAGCCGTTCTGGGCGCTGGTCAGCGTGGCGGCGATGCTGGGACAGGTCGGCATCCCGGGCGGCGGCTTCGGCGTCGGCTACGGGGCCACCAACATCATGGGCAGCCCGCACCCGCGCGTGCCGGGGCCCACCCTGTCGCAGGGGACCAACGCCGTCTCGGCCTTCATCCCGGTGGCGCGCATCGCCGACATGCTGCTGAACCCCGGCGCCGGCTTCACCTACAACGGCGGCACCTACGCCTACCCCGACATCCACATGGTCTACTGGGCCGGCGGCAATCCCTTTCATCACCACCAGGACCTGAACAAGCTGCTGCGCGCCTGGCGGAAGCCGGACTCCATCGTCGTGCACGAGCAGTTCTGGACGCCGACGGCGAAGCTCGCCGACGTGGTCCTGCCGGCGACGACCAGCATGGAGCGCGACGACATCGGCTTCGCGACGCGCGAAGGCCACTACGTCGCCATGCGCCAGATCATCCCGCCGGTCGGCGAGGCGCGCGACGACTATGCGATCTTCACGGCACTCGCCGAACGGCTCGGCGTGGCCGAAGCCTTCACCGAGGGCCGCAACACCCGCGCCTGGCTGGAGCACATCTACGAGGACAGCCGCTCCAAGGCCGTCGGCATCGGCATCCACCTGCCGCCCTTCGCGGACTTCTGGGAGCAGGGCCTGATCCGGCTGGCCGAGCACGACAAGCCGGTGGTCATGCTGGACGCCTTCCGCGCCGATCCGGAGGCGAACCCGCTGCGGACGCCGTCGGGGAAGATCGAGATCGCATCGGAGACGATCATGGGCTTCGGCCTGGCCGACTGCCCCGGCTATCCGGTGTGGCGCGAGCCGGTCGAATGGCTGGGGTCGCCGAAGGCGGCGGAGCATCCGCTGCACCTGCTGTCGGACCAACCGGTGCGCCGCCTGCACAGCCAGCTCGACGGCAGCGCGCACAGCCGCGCCGGCAAGATCGCGGGGCGCGAGCCGGTCTATCTGAACCGGCAGGACGCCGTCGACCGCGGCATCGGGCCGGGCGACATCGTCGAACTGTTCAACGCGCGCGGCCGCTGCCTCGCGGCGGCGATCCTGACCGACGACCTGGCGCCCGGCGTGGCACGGCTCGCCACCGGCGCCTGGTTCGACCCGGATCCCGAGACGGGCCTGGAGAAGCACGGCAACCCGAACGCGCTGACCCTCGACCAGGGCGCCTCCGGCCTGTCCCAGGGCTGCTCGGCGCAGACCTGCCTGGTGCAGGTGCGCGGACCGGTCAACGAGGCGCCGCCGGTCACCGCCTTCGTCTTGCCGACTTTCGCTGGCGAGATCTGA
- a CDS encoding TraR/DksA C4-type zinc finger protein, with protein MAANRDVEARLTERLKQLEDRVVRLDEALREPLDPRFSEQATELESGEADAALEQAARTEIAMIQAALDRIADGSYGICTGCGAPIPPARLAALPYATRCIACAET; from the coding sequence ATGGCTGCGAATCGCGATGTCGAAGCGAGACTGACCGAGAGGCTGAAGCAACTCGAGGACCGTGTCGTCCGCCTGGACGAGGCGTTGCGCGAACCCCTGGATCCCCGCTTCTCGGAGCAGGCGACCGAGCTCGAGAGCGGCGAGGCCGACGCGGCGCTGGAGCAGGCCGCGCGGACCGAGATCGCCATGATCCAGGCGGCGCTCGACCGCATCGCCGACGGCAGCTACGGCATCTGCACGGGCTGCGGCGCGCCCATCCCGCCGGCGCGGCTGGCGGCACTTCCCTACGCGACCCGCTGCATCGCCTGCGCGGAGACCTGA
- a CDS encoding YdcH family protein — MSHVPHELADDFPEHAERIHALKLSDAHFAKLADAYHEVNRAVHRVETRVEPASEAYEEELRKQRLRLKDEIAAILNAKA, encoded by the coding sequence GTGTCGCACGTTCCGCACGAACTCGCCGACGACTTTCCCGAGCATGCCGAGCGCATCCACGCGCTCAAGCTGTCGGATGCGCATTTCGCGAAACTGGCCGACGCCTATCACGAGGTGAACCGCGCCGTGCACCGGGTCGAGACGCGCGTCGAGCCGGCATCCGAGGCGTACGAGGAGGAGCTGCGCAAGCAGCGGCTGCGCCTCAAGGACGAGATCGCCGCCATCCTGAACGCGAAGGCCTGA
- a CDS encoding YajQ family cyclic di-GMP-binding protein: MPTFDIVSKTDLHEVDNAIENLRREIGQRFDFKGSKCSIERQESVLTILADDNPKLGQMQELLRGHVTRRKIDAAALDFGTPERAGGDMIRQTVTIKQGIDRDLSKRIVKGLKDSKLKVQASIQGDELRVSGKNRDDLQAAIATVRALDIEQPLQYLNFRD, translated from the coding sequence ATGCCGACCTTCGATATCGTCTCGAAGACCGACCTCCACGAGGTCGACAACGCGATCGAGAACCTGCGGCGCGAGATCGGGCAGCGCTTCGACTTCAAGGGGTCGAAATGCTCGATCGAGCGGCAGGAGAGCGTGCTGACGATCCTCGCCGACGACAATCCGAAGCTCGGCCAGATGCAGGAACTGCTGCGCGGCCACGTTACGCGCCGCAAGATCGACGCCGCCGCCCTCGACTTCGGCACGCCGGAGCGCGCGGGCGGCGACATGATCCGCCAGACGGTCACGATCAAGCAGGGCATCGACCGGGACTTGTCGAAGCGGATCGTCAAGGGCCTGAAGGACAGCAAGCTGAAGGTCCAGGCCTCCATCCAGGGCGACGAACTGCGTGTCAGCGGCAAGAACCGCGACGACCTGCAGGCGGCGATCGCCACGGTTCGCGCCCTCGATATCGAACAGCCGCTGCAGTATCTGAACTTCCGCGACTGA
- a CDS encoding COX15/CtaA family protein — translation MVMDAGIDRPATRDDRIVSNWLFACCAAVLAMVVIGGITRLTESGLSITEWQPLVGALPPLSEAEWQRLFGLYQQTSEYRLENSWMTIADFKTIFWWEYIHRLWGRLIGVVFILPLIFFAWRGMLRRGLGLKLVAVFALGGVQGAIGWWMVKSGLVDRTTVSPYRLTVHLGLALVLFGLMFWIALGLRGERATAGGVPPSLRRLVWIVLGAVGVTVLAGAFVAGNRAGLVYNTFPLMDGRIIPPDYAALPSLLHNTFENPAAVQFHHRVLAVATFLLVGLLWWRTVQAEAPRAVRTAVTSLMAAVTVQAATGITTLILVVPIPLAAVHQGGAVVVLACALWAAHAMLPRRAAAEAGGREMPTRPRPAHG, via the coding sequence ATGGTCATGGATGCTGGCATCGACCGCCCGGCGACGCGGGACGACCGGATCGTATCCAACTGGCTGTTCGCCTGCTGCGCCGCCGTCCTCGCGATGGTCGTCATCGGCGGTATCACGCGCCTGACGGAATCCGGACTGTCGATCACCGAGTGGCAGCCGCTGGTCGGTGCGCTGCCGCCCCTGTCCGAAGCCGAGTGGCAGAGACTGTTCGGCCTGTACCAGCAGACGAGCGAGTACAGGCTCGAGAATTCCTGGATGACGATCGCCGACTTCAAGACGATCTTCTGGTGGGAGTATATCCACAGGCTCTGGGGCCGGCTGATCGGCGTCGTCTTCATCCTGCCGCTCATCTTCTTCGCCTGGCGCGGGATGCTGCGACGCGGACTGGGGCTGAAGCTGGTCGCCGTGTTCGCGCTCGGCGGGGTGCAGGGGGCGATCGGCTGGTGGATGGTGAAGAGCGGCCTGGTCGACCGAACGACGGTCAGCCCCTACAGGCTCACCGTGCATCTGGGGCTGGCGCTCGTCCTGTTCGGACTGATGTTCTGGATCGCGCTCGGCCTGCGCGGGGAGCGGGCGACGGCTGGCGGGGTTCCTCCGTCGCTGCGGCGCCTGGTGTGGATCGTGCTGGGGGCGGTCGGCGTGACGGTGCTCGCGGGGGCGTTCGTCGCCGGCAACCGCGCCGGGCTGGTCTACAACACCTTCCCGCTGATGGACGGACGGATCATCCCGCCGGACTATGCGGCGCTGCCGTCACTGCTTCACAACACCTTCGAGAACCCCGCCGCGGTGCAGTTCCACCATCGGGTCCTGGCCGTCGCGACGTTCCTGCTGGTGGGGCTGCTCTGGTGGCGGACGGTCCAGGCGGAGGCGCCGCGCGCGGTTCGGACCGCGGTCACTTCGCTGATGGCGGCCGTCACGGTCCAGGCCGCCACCGGCATCACAACGCTCATACTGGTCGTGCCGATCCCGCTCGCCGCCGTGCACCAGGGCGGCGCGGTGGTCGTGCTGGCCTGTGCACTGTGGGCGGCACACGCGATGCTGCCGCGCCGGGCGGCAGCCGAAGCGGGCGGGCGAGAGATGCCCACCCGGCCTCGGCCGGCGCACGGTTAG